One genomic window of Luteitalea pratensis includes the following:
- a CDS encoding DUF6797 domain-containing protein has protein sequence MPPTFRVLPRGFLAASVAAFALVYLSGAVVWAGLGEPALPLRHEPALPARTAPAQPPAPSSRTPARPAAPTPDWGPWVEDGAPFFSSVLDARAAGATLPSTNLSPRALILPAGDGRWVAFDPDLLRVAAVWWGKGVTPTALAPGSYHQPDRKTPGGQKGLPQPDGRVAIANGIYAGWQVGEHPVLEDLRTLAPSPEEVGRGPIPADQGRFTAVRLTREGAVLEYEVAGTPVQEWVSGSPGRPDVVVRHFEMGAAARTSWLLLGVTATGADVNLAAAGRERPVLERLPSPGGGAPVQSVRIPPSSGPRRFAVAIFTGGAAPAIALGSAPSALPQSRWRQPITTSIHRSASTDAYVVDDVPLPVENPWKRAVRVSDIQFLADGTGACVTLDGDVWIVRGLASPDGVVAWRRFASGLHEPLTLAIRDEQIHVFDRNGVWRLRDTDGDGEADRHELFSNAFAQTADMREFPSTIRLGPRGEFVIAKGGQEATTIGKHNGSVLRLSADGRSSTVLGHGLRQPEVSVHPQTGLVIASDQQGHYIPSTPLHIVRDRQFYGFLSDILPKEVYPEPIAAPVTWIPHDVNASAMSQVWMLESRMGPLDNGLVHIGYNRPELFRVLLDLERPVPQAAVVSLTSAFDYPPLNGAVNPADGQLYIAGFQIIGWGTTATRLAGLGRVRYTGAPVTVPRQVTPMREGVLLRFDIALDSVAAADVARYEAATWGYKRTFQYGSPNYKADGTTGTDPLVPSRAYVSADGRGVFLAIPDMRPVMQLKVGWKVRARDGKAVAGEAYTTPYALEPFNPRAEGFGDLVIDLTRRDAPRAPVAAAPASVDEGRQVFVKYGCLACHATERSSATKLGPPLVGVFGAPRPIVGRATPVVADETYLRQSIREPTAAVVSGFDRGGVGMPSFAGVLSDEQIESVILFLKSLK, from the coding sequence ATGCCGCCAACGTTTCGCGTGCTCCCGCGCGGTTTCCTCGCGGCCTCGGTCGCAGCGTTCGCGCTGGTGTATCTGAGTGGAGCGGTCGTGTGGGCCGGGCTCGGAGAGCCGGCCCTACCGTTGCGTCACGAACCGGCCCTGCCAGCGCGGACCGCACCGGCCCAGCCACCGGCCCCATCGTCGCGGACGCCCGCCCGACCAGCAGCGCCCACGCCAGACTGGGGGCCGTGGGTCGAGGACGGCGCGCCGTTCTTTTCGTCGGTCCTCGACGCGCGTGCGGCTGGCGCCACACTCCCGTCCACGAATCTCTCGCCCCGGGCGCTGATCCTTCCGGCCGGTGATGGTCGCTGGGTCGCCTTCGACCCCGACCTGCTGCGCGTGGCCGCGGTGTGGTGGGGCAAGGGCGTGACGCCCACTGCGCTGGCGCCGGGCTCGTACCATCAGCCTGACCGCAAGACGCCGGGGGGCCAGAAGGGGCTCCCGCAGCCCGATGGACGGGTGGCGATCGCCAACGGCATCTACGCCGGATGGCAGGTCGGCGAACATCCCGTCCTCGAAGATCTGCGGACGCTGGCTCCCTCTCCAGAGGAGGTCGGACGGGGCCCGATTCCTGCCGATCAGGGCCGGTTCACGGCGGTGCGCCTGACGCGCGAGGGAGCCGTGCTCGAGTACGAGGTAGCCGGCACGCCCGTGCAGGAGTGGGTGAGCGGGTCACCCGGCCGCCCCGACGTCGTCGTCCGTCATTTCGAGATGGGGGCCGCTGCGCGCACGTCCTGGTTACTGCTCGGCGTCACCGCGACAGGCGCCGACGTGAACCTTGCCGCGGCAGGTCGCGAGCGCCCGGTGCTCGAGCGCCTCCCGAGCCCCGGCGGTGGAGCACCCGTCCAGTCCGTGCGCATCCCTCCATCATCCGGCCCACGCCGTTTTGCCGTCGCCATCTTCACTGGTGGCGCGGCACCGGCCATTGCCCTGGGATCGGCGCCGTCCGCGCTGCCGCAGTCGCGCTGGCGGCAGCCGATCACGACCTCCATCCACCGGTCAGCATCCACTGACGCATACGTCGTGGACGACGTGCCGTTGCCGGTGGAGAACCCGTGGAAGCGGGCGGTGCGGGTGAGTGACATCCAGTTCCTCGCCGACGGCACCGGTGCCTGCGTCACGCTCGACGGCGACGTCTGGATCGTCCGCGGTCTTGCATCGCCTGACGGTGTCGTGGCGTGGCGGCGGTTCGCGTCCGGGCTGCACGAACCGCTGACCCTGGCGATTCGAGACGAGCAGATTCACGTCTTCGATCGCAACGGCGTCTGGCGGTTGCGCGATACCGACGGCGACGGCGAGGCGGATCGGCACGAACTTTTCTCGAACGCCTTCGCGCAGACGGCGGACATGCGCGAGTTCCCGAGCACGATTCGGCTGGGACCCCGGGGCGAGTTCGTGATCGCGAAGGGTGGGCAGGAAGCGACAACGATCGGCAAGCACAACGGCAGCGTGCTCCGCCTGTCGGCCGACGGTCGATCGTCCACGGTCCTCGGCCATGGTCTGCGGCAGCCCGAGGTCTCGGTGCATCCGCAGACCGGCCTGGTGATCGCGAGCGACCAGCAGGGCCACTACATCCCGAGCACGCCGCTGCACATCGTGCGCGACCGCCAGTTCTATGGCTTCCTCAGCGACATCCTGCCGAAGGAGGTCTACCCGGAGCCAATCGCTGCCCCGGTCACGTGGATTCCGCACGACGTCAACGCCTCGGCGATGTCGCAGGTGTGGATGCTCGAATCGCGGATGGGTCCGCTCGACAACGGCCTCGTGCACATCGGCTACAACCGCCCGGAACTGTTCCGCGTCCTGCTCGACCTCGAGCGGCCGGTGCCGCAGGCGGCGGTCGTGAGCCTGACGTCGGCCTTCGACTACCCACCGCTGAATGGTGCTGTCAATCCGGCCGACGGGCAGTTGTACATCGCCGGGTTCCAGATCATCGGGTGGGGGACGACGGCCACGCGCCTGGCAGGGCTGGGCCGGGTGCGGTACACGGGTGCGCCGGTCACGGTGCCGCGCCAGGTGACTCCGATGCGTGAGGGCGTGCTGCTGCGTTTCGACATCGCCCTCGACTCGGTGGCCGCCGCCGACGTGGCCCGTTACGAGGCGGCGACCTGGGGCTACAAGCGGACCTTCCAGTACGGTTCGCCGAACTACAAGGCGGATGGGACCACGGGAACCGATCCCCTGGTGCCGAGTCGCGCGTATGTCTCGGCCGATGGCCGCGGCGTCTTCCTCGCGATACCCGACATGCGGCCTGTGATGCAGCTCAAGGTCGGATGGAAGGTGCGTGCCCGTGATGGCAAGGCCGTCGCGGGGGAGGCGTACACGACACCGTACGCACTCGAGCCGTTCAATCCACGTGCGGAAGGCTTTGGCGACCTCGTGATCGACTTGACCCGCCGCGACGCACCGCGGGCCCCCGTGGCTGCTGCCCCGGCGAGTGTGGACGAGGGCCGTCAGGTCTTCGTCAAGTACGGCTGCCTGGCCTGCCATGCCACGGAGCGTTCGTCGGCCACCAAGCTGGGCCCGCCCCTGGTGGGCGTCTTCGGCGCGCCCCGGCCAATCGTCGGCCGTGCGACCCCGGTGGTGGCCGATGAGACCTACCTGCGGCAATCGATCCGGGAACCCACGGCGGCTGTCGTCTCGGGTTTCGATCGTGGGGGCGTCGGCATGCCGAGCTTTGCCGGCGTGCTGAGCGATGAGCAGATCGAGTCCGTGATCCTGTTCCTGAAGAGCTTGAAATAA
- a CDS encoding DUF2461 family protein, translated as MPNSGPSTFRPSGIAAFSGFPKDTVTFLRALARHNDEAWMEANRARYQAAILTPARQCVVDVGEALHAAGCRVMADPRVNGSIFRIARDRRFRPDAPPYKTHLALVWWATEGERLAQPSFYLQITGKSFELGVGLPEVPRDRLPAFRRWLTQGDHAERMMAAMQQGTAAGVEWTIRQLARPPLEFRGLEGARAQAVRYTGGWGGWTRTPHPPELFTPAFTGWLVETYRPLMPYWRVLAEGLSLTPNA; from the coding sequence ATGCCCAATTCCGGGCCTTCGACATTCCGGCCTTCCGGCATTGCGGCATTTTCAGGGTTCCCGAAAGATACCGTCACGTTCCTGCGCGCGCTGGCCCGTCACAACGACGAGGCGTGGATGGAAGCCAACCGGGCTCGCTACCAGGCCGCGATCCTCACGCCAGCTCGCCAATGCGTCGTCGACGTGGGAGAGGCGTTGCATGCGGCAGGGTGCCGCGTGATGGCCGATCCGCGGGTGAACGGCTCGATCTTCCGTATTGCGCGGGACCGTCGATTCCGGCCGGATGCCCCGCCGTACAAGACCCACCTCGCGCTCGTCTGGTGGGCGACCGAAGGTGAGCGGTTGGCGCAGCCCTCGTTCTACCTCCAGATCACCGGCAAGTCCTTCGAGCTTGGCGTCGGTCTTCCCGAGGTGCCTCGTGATCGCCTGCCCGCCTTCCGCCGGTGGTTGACGCAGGGCGACCATGCCGAGCGCATGATGGCGGCCATGCAGCAGGGGACCGCCGCGGGGGTGGAGTGGACCATCCGCCAGCTCGCGCGTCCGCCGCTGGAATTCCGTGGACTCGAAGGCGCGCGGGCGCAGGCCGTTCGCTATACCGGCGGCTGGGGCGGCTGGACGCGCACGCCGCATCCGCCCGAGCTGTTCACGCCGGCGTTCACCGGGTGGCTCGTCGAGACGTACAGGCCGCTCATGCCGTACTGGCGCGTACTCGCCGAAGGGCTTTCCCTAACGCCTAACGCCTAA
- a CDS encoding cytochrome c3 family protein codes for MSQIFPRSANAIARFSLVGVLLFGGLVTSIIGMAFRSDYVTGANANIEQPVQFSHLHHAGGMGIDCRYCHTSVEQAASANIPPTKTCMNCHTQIWAQSPYLEPVRASFKTGESLVWTRVHDLPDFVYFNHSIHVKKGMGCETCHGRIDQMPGIQQKSSLQMEWCLNCHRNPEQYVRPHEAVFTMGYVPEGNQLEIGRKLVQEYKIQSLTTCSTCHR; via the coding sequence ATGAGCCAGATTTTCCCGCGCAGCGCCAACGCGATCGCCCGTTTCTCCCTGGTCGGGGTCCTGCTCTTCGGCGGGTTGGTGACCTCGATCATCGGGATGGCCTTCCGATCCGATTACGTGACCGGCGCCAACGCGAACATCGAGCAGCCGGTGCAGTTCAGCCATCTCCATCACGCCGGCGGCATGGGGATCGATTGCCGCTACTGTCACACCTCGGTCGAGCAGGCCGCCTCGGCGAACATCCCACCGACCAAGACGTGCATGAATTGCCACACCCAGATCTGGGCCCAGAGCCCCTATCTGGAGCCCGTGCGTGCGAGTTTCAAGACCGGTGAGTCGCTGGTCTGGACGCGTGTCCACGACCTGCCCGACTTCGTGTATTTCAACCACTCGATCCACGTGAAGAAGGGCATGGGCTGCGAAACCTGCCATGGCCGCATCGACCAGATGCCGGGCATCCAGCAGAAGAGCTCGCTGCAGATGGAGTGGTGCCTGAACTGTCACCGCAATCCCGAGCAGTACGTCCGTCCGCATGAAGCCGTCTTCACGATGGGGTACGTGCCCGAGGGGAATCAGCTCGAAATCGGCCGCAAGCTGGTGCAGGAATACAAGATTCAGAGTTTGACGACCTGTTCGACGTGTCACCGGTGA
- a CDS encoding ATP-binding protein — protein sequence MIQRFLLRDLEMALEDAPAVVMLGPRQVGKTTLAHQLTGQPPPVYLDLESEGDRARLQEPELYLEPLEGSLVVLDEIQRMPDLFQSLRGLIDRGRGRGRRTGRFLLLGSASLDLLRQSSESLAGRITQLELTPITGLEAGVEHLDSLWVRGGFPDSLLARDERASTRWRQSFIRTYLERDIPQLGPRIPAETLRRFWTMLAHQQGAVLNAAPIARALGVTGKTVASYLDLMVDLLLLRRLQPWHRNVGKRLVKSPKVYVRDSGLVHSLLGIPDLDGLLGHPIAGMTWEGLVIESLIACVPRDWEPAFYRTSAGAEIDLVLVPPGAAPWAIEVKRSASPRLERGFHSACDDIAPAQRFVVYPGRERFPLPGGAEAIDLVTLCGILRAQAAGGH from the coding sequence ATGATCCAGCGGTTTCTTCTCAGGGACCTCGAGATGGCGCTTGAGGACGCCCCGGCAGTCGTGATGCTGGGTCCCCGTCAGGTGGGAAAGACGACGCTGGCCCACCAGCTGACCGGCCAGCCTCCTCCGGTGTATCTCGATCTGGAGTCCGAGGGCGATCGCGCCAGGCTCCAGGAACCTGAACTGTACCTTGAGCCGCTCGAAGGCTCGCTGGTTGTGCTCGACGAGATCCAGCGCATGCCGGACCTGTTCCAGTCTCTTCGCGGGCTGATCGACCGGGGGCGGGGACGTGGCCGCAGGACGGGACGGTTCCTCCTCCTCGGCTCGGCTTCGCTCGATCTGCTCAGGCAATCGAGCGAGAGCCTCGCCGGCAGGATCACCCAACTCGAGTTGACGCCCATCACCGGGCTCGAGGCGGGAGTCGAACACCTCGATTCGCTCTGGGTCCGCGGCGGCTTCCCCGACAGCCTGCTCGCCCGTGATGAGAGGGCCAGTACACGCTGGCGGCAGAGCTTCATCCGAACGTATCTCGAGCGCGACATCCCCCAACTGGGCCCTCGGATTCCGGCCGAGACGTTGCGCCGCTTCTGGACGATGCTGGCACACCAGCAGGGCGCAGTTCTCAATGCGGCTCCCATCGCCCGGGCGCTCGGCGTGACCGGAAAGACGGTGGCCAGCTACCTCGATTTGATGGTCGACCTGCTTCTTCTCCGACGTCTGCAGCCGTGGCACCGCAACGTTGGCAAGCGGCTCGTGAAATCGCCGAAGGTCTATGTGCGCGACAGCGGCTTGGTGCACTCCCTCCTCGGTATCCCTGATCTCGATGGCCTTCTCGGCCATCCGATCGCAGGCATGACGTGGGAGGGGCTCGTGATCGAATCGCTCATCGCGTGCGTGCCGCGCGACTGGGAGCCTGCGTTCTATCGCACCAGCGCCGGAGCCGAGATCGATCTCGTCCTCGTTCCGCCGGGTGCGGCGCCCTGGGCAATCGAGGTCAAGCGGAGCGCCTCGCCACGACTGGAGCGCGGCTTCCACTCGGCCTGCGACGACATTGCTCCCGCGCAGCGCTTCGTCGTCTATCCAGGGCGCGAACGATTCCCCCTGCCTGGTGGCGCTGAGGCCATCGATCTCGTGACCCTGTGCGGCATCCTGCGCGCCCAGGCCGCCGGAGGACACTGA
- a CDS encoding sulfatase produces the protein MRATPFRYPPADDLPRAAFGVWRWSLLLLCCALASTIAHAQAPSAPARRPNILVILTDDQRWDALGVVQREMGKEALFPWLQTPNLDRLAAEGARFTNAFVTTSLCSPSRASLLSGRYARRHQVLNNFTEYPDDLPSYPLRLKAAGYETAYVGKWHMGEDNDAQRPGFDHWMSHRGQGNYFDNEFNIDGTRRRIDGYYTTVVTDHAVQWIGKPHEKPWLLVLGQKAPHGGPIQPEPRFAHAFDGFPVRTPVNYRSYRASEGKPAWLEQSLGTWHGAQGPLYDLKRHDTFVRTYLATLLSVDESVGRIVDALRASGQLDDTAIVFTSDNGFVLGEHGRVDKRTMYEESIRVPLLVRYPRLVKAGTVESRMVISHDLAPTLVALGGGQALADVTGKSFLPLLRGLRTDWRTAFLYEYNYEPQFPYTPNVRGVRTDRWKLIRYPQGDGSPDRFTAELYDLAHDRHELRNLIDDPAHAATRRELERRFDEVSREAGPDHMPVYAGIVDVRPVH, from the coding sequence ATGCGTGCCACGCCCTTCCGATACCCGCCTGCGGACGACCTTCCACGTGCGGCCTTCGGCGTCTGGCGTTGGTCGCTCCTGCTCCTCTGCTGCGCGCTGGCCTCCACGATCGCGCACGCGCAGGCGCCGTCTGCGCCCGCGCGGCGTCCCAACATCCTCGTCATCCTCACCGATGACCAGCGTTGGGATGCGCTCGGCGTGGTCCAGCGCGAGATGGGGAAGGAGGCGCTGTTCCCGTGGCTGCAGACGCCGAACCTCGATCGCCTGGCGGCCGAGGGCGCGCGCTTCACCAACGCCTTCGTCACCACGTCACTCTGCTCGCCGAGTCGTGCGTCGCTCCTCAGCGGGCGATACGCCCGGCGCCACCAGGTGCTGAACAACTTCACCGAGTATCCCGACGACCTCCCGAGCTACCCGCTCCGCCTGAAAGCGGCAGGTTACGAGACGGCGTACGTCGGCAAGTGGCACATGGGCGAGGACAACGACGCCCAGCGTCCGGGCTTCGATCACTGGATGAGCCATCGCGGCCAGGGCAACTACTTCGACAACGAGTTCAACATCGACGGCACGCGACGCCGCATCGACGGCTACTACACGACCGTGGTCACCGACCACGCCGTCCAATGGATCGGGAAGCCACACGAGAAGCCGTGGCTGCTCGTTCTCGGGCAGAAGGCGCCGCATGGCGGGCCGATTCAGCCAGAGCCGCGCTTCGCCCACGCGTTCGACGGGTTTCCGGTGCGCACGCCGGTCAACTATCGCAGCTACCGCGCCAGCGAAGGCAAGCCGGCCTGGCTCGAGCAGAGCCTCGGCACGTGGCATGGCGCACAGGGCCCGCTCTACGACCTGAAGCGGCACGACACCTTCGTGCGGACCTATCTCGCGACGCTGCTGTCGGTGGACGAGAGTGTCGGCCGGATCGTCGACGCGTTGCGCGCGTCCGGTCAGCTCGACGACACCGCGATCGTGTTCACCAGCGACAACGGCTTCGTGCTCGGCGAGCACGGTCGCGTCGACAAGCGGACGATGTACGAGGAAAGCATCCGGGTGCCGTTGCTGGTGCGGTATCCGCGCCTGGTGAAGGCGGGAACGGTGGAGTCGCGGATGGTGATCAGCCACGATCTTGCGCCGACCCTGGTTGCGCTCGGTGGCGGCCAAGCCCTGGCCGACGTGACCGGGAAGTCGTTCCTGCCGCTGCTGCGCGGCCTGCGCACGGACTGGCGTACGGCGTTCCTCTACGAGTACAACTACGAGCCGCAGTTCCCGTACACACCAAACGTGCGTGGCGTGCGGACCGATCGCTGGAAGCTGATTCGGTACCCACAGGGCGACGGGTCCCCCGATCGATTCACGGCGGAACTGTACGACCTGGCGCACGATCGGCACGAGCTGCGCAACCTGATCGACGATCCGGCTCATGCCGCGACACGGCGTGAACTCGAGCGGCGCTTCGACGAGGTCTCGCGCGAAGCCGGCCCCGACCACATGCCCGTCTACGCCGGCATCGTCGACGTGCGGCCGGTCCACTGA